TCTCGATTGGATACCGAAGAGAGGATATCAGCCACCCATTGGATGGTTTTGGAGTATTGGCTCCGAAGAACGAACAACGAAAGATCCTCGGCATACTTTTTGATAGTTCACTTTTTGAGAACCGGGCACCTGAGGGAGAGGTTTTGGTGTCTGCCTTTCTTGGCGGAGTGCGGTCTCCAGAGGCTGCTCGAGAGAGCGAGGAGTCGATGCTGAAAAGTGTCACAGCGGAATGCCGGGACCTCTTGGGAGCTCGCGGAGAGCCCACTTTTTGGAAGGCCACTTTTTGGCCGCGGGCGATTCCGCAGTACAACCTGGGTTTCAGGTCGATCACCGCGGTTCTTGATTCCTTGGAAGATCGAACGGAGGGCCTTGCGTTTGCCGGGAACGCGCGTGACGGAGTTTCGCTGGGAGCTTGTCTGCTTTCGGGTATTCGCAGAGCCCGCGGACTTCTTTTGGGTTGAAAGAGGTTCTTCCCTGCCCAACGCTCGTCGGCTTTTACCCATGATCATTGAACCAAAAGTAAGGGGATTCGTATGCGTTACCTCCCATCCAATGGGTTGCGCGGCAAATGTTAAGGAGCAGATTGCAGTAGCTCAGGCACAGGGTTCCGTGGAAAAAGGACCGAAGCGGGTTTTGGTGGTTGGATCGTCTACGGGTTATGGTCTGTCGTCTCGGATCGAAGCGGCTTTTGGGTGTGGTGCAGATACCTTCGGAGTCTTTTTTGAACGGCCTGCTTCCAACGGTAGGCCTGCGTCTGCTGGTTTCTATAATGCTGCTGCTTTTGAGGAGGAGGCAAAGAAAGCGGGTCTCTACGCGGGAAGCCTCAACGGTGATGCCTTTTCCGATGAATTGAAGGAGAAGGCAGTGAAACGGTTGAAGGACGAGATGGGACCGGTGGATCTGGTGATTTACAGTCTTGCTTCACCCCGACGGACCGATCCCCGAAATGGAGAGACGTACAAATCGTGTCTGAAGCCGATCGGTCAGGGCTTTTCCAGCAAGACCGTCGATACCGATAAAGACCTCGTCCATGAGGTATCAATCGCCCCTGCGGAAGGTTCGGATATTGAGTCGACGATCAAAGTGATGGGTGGCGAAGACTGGGAGCGCTGGATCGAGATCCTCGCCGAGAATGGGCTGCTCTCGGAGAACTTTAAAACCTTGGCTTATTCCTACGTGGGTCCGGAACTCACGTGGCCAATCTACAAGAACGGGACCATCGGGAAGGCAAAGGAGGACCTTGACCGGGCAGCGGCAGCCATCACTGCATCGACGAGTGGCAGTGCTTATGTCGCTGTCAATAAGGCGGTGGTGACTCAAGCCAGCTCCGCGATACCGGTCGTTCCGTTGTATATCTCTATCCTTTTCAAGATTATGAAGGCAGAGGGCTCTCACGAAGGCTGCATCGAGCAGATCGCGAGGCTTTTTCGGGAGCATCTTTACCATGCGGAAGGAGTGAAACTCAGCACTGACGGTCGAATTCATGTAGACGATCTTGAGATGGAGGAGAAAATTCAATCCGCCGTTGCGAAGGTTTGGCCGACGATCGGAACAGAAAATCTTCGGCAGCTTTCTGACTACGACGGCTACCAAGCAGACTTCTTGAAGCTGTTCGGTTTTGGGGTCGAAGGGATTGACTACTCGCAGGAGGTAGATCCGGAAACCGCTCTAAGCGGTGGTTCGGATTGGTAAGAACCGCGTTCATTTGCAGATGGCCAGTCTTCCGGCTTTCGCGGTGCTGTTCGATTGGGACGGTGTCGTTATTGATTCATCGCGACATCATCAACTGTCTTGGGAGCTGTTGGCAAAGGAGACAGGAAACTCGATTTCAAATGAGCAGTTTTGGGAGAGCTTTGGGCAGCAGAACAAGACGATCATCCCCAACCTTCTTGGATGGGCTCAAGACCCGCAGGAGATTGAATCGCTCAGTCTTCGCAAGGAATCGCTCTATCGTGACCTCTTAAAGGACAAAGGCATTTCGCCTCTGGATGGAGTAGTGCCTCTGGTTTCTGCACTGAAAGAAGCAGGAATTCCTCGTGTCGTGGGAACTTCCTCGGCACGCGAGAATATCGAAACAGCCTTGGAGGTCATGAAGTTGGAGGGCTTCTTTGATGATGTCGTTGCTGCAGCTGATGTAGAACACGGAAAACCTCATCCGGAGGTGTTTCTCAATGCAGCTGACCGTGCGAGAACGGCTCCGGAGATGTGCGTGGTGATTGAAGATAGCCATCACGGGCTTCAGGCGGCACGCGCTGGCGGAATGAAATCGGTCGGCGTCTTGAGTAGCCACTCGAGAGAGAAGCTTAGCGAGGCGGATCTAATCGTTTCGTCAATGACGGAGATCTCTCCCGAGGTCTTGGCCAGCCTGTTTTAGTTGCTTTAGCTCTAGTGCTT
This portion of the Verrucomicrobiota bacterium genome encodes:
- the fabV gene encoding enoyl-ACP reductase FabV, whose product is MIIEPKVRGFVCVTSHPMGCAANVKEQIAVAQAQGSVEKGPKRVLVVGSSTGYGLSSRIEAAFGCGADTFGVFFERPASNGRPASAGFYNAAAFEEEAKKAGLYAGSLNGDAFSDELKEKAVKRLKDEMGPVDLVIYSLASPRRTDPRNGETYKSCLKPIGQGFSSKTVDTDKDLVHEVSIAPAEGSDIESTIKVMGGEDWERWIEILAENGLLSENFKTLAYSYVGPELTWPIYKNGTIGKAKEDLDRAAAAITASTSGSAYVAVNKAVVTQASSAIPVVPLYISILFKIMKAEGSHEGCIEQIARLFREHLYHAEGVKLSTDGRIHVDDLEMEEKIQSAVAKVWPTIGTENLRQLSDYDGYQADFLKLFGFGVEGIDYSQEVDPETALSGGSDW
- a CDS encoding HAD family phosphatase, whose translation is MVRIGKNRVHLQMASLPAFAVLFDWDGVVIDSSRHHQLSWELLAKETGNSISNEQFWESFGQQNKTIIPNLLGWAQDPQEIESLSLRKESLYRDLLKDKGISPLDGVVPLVSALKEAGIPRVVGTSSARENIETALEVMKLEGFFDDVVAAADVEHGKPHPEVFLNAADRARTAPEMCVVIEDSHHGLQAARAGGMKSVGVLSSHSREKLSEADLIVSSMTEISPEVLASLF